In a single window of the Prochlorococcus marinus XMU1412 genome:
- a CDS encoding TIGR03643 family protein: MESIDIDRIIEMCWEDRTPFEAIEYQFGLKEEDAIKIMRRNLKPKSFKVWRKRVSGRNTKHMALKDSTRFKSTHKRKL; this comes from the coding sequence ATGGAAAGTATCGATATAGACAGAATAATAGAAATGTGTTGGGAAGATAGAACACCCTTTGAAGCTATCGAGTATCAATTTGGTTTAAAAGAGGAAGATGCGATAAAAATTATGCGTCGAAATCTTAAACCTAAATCCTTCAAAGTGTGGAGAAAGAGAGTTTCGGGAAGAAATACAAAACATATGGCGCTTAAAGATTCAACTAGATTTAAATCTACTCACAAAAGAAAATTATAA
- a CDS encoding thiol-disulfide oxidoreductase DCC family protein, which yields MKNKLTFLFDGGCPLCLRETNFLKKRDILNQIAFIDINSKDYDQSLFSDISYSEAMSNLHGIMENGEIIRGLDVLAYSYELVGLGWVYYPLRIKLLSPLLRLVYRYWAKYRLQITGRSDIEKLCTSQCEQ from the coding sequence ATGAAAAATAAATTAACCTTTTTATTCGATGGTGGTTGTCCACTGTGTTTGCGAGAAACAAATTTTCTAAAAAAAAGAGATATCTTAAATCAAATTGCATTTATAGATATTAATAGTAAGGATTATGATCAAAGTCTTTTTAGTGACATCTCATATTCAGAAGCTATGTCCAACCTGCATGGGATTATGGAAAATGGTGAAATTATTAGGGGACTAGATGTACTTGCATATTCTTATGAATTAGTTGGTTTAGGTTGGGTTTATTATCCCTTGAGGATTAAGCTTTTATCTCCATTATTGAGACTGGTTTACAGATATTGGGCAAAATATAGACTTCAAATTACAGGTAGATCAGATATTGAAAAACTTTGTACCTCACAATGTGAACAATAA
- a CDS encoding DUF2256 domain-containing protein, which translates to MKNLSTKTCPVCNRPFEWRKKWKNCWDEVIYCSKRCSNRKSQR; encoded by the coding sequence TTGAAAAATCTTTCTACTAAAACTTGTCCTGTTTGCAATAGGCCCTTCGAGTGGCGTAAAAAATGGAAAAACTGTTGGGATGAAGTTATCTACTGTTCAAAAAGATGCAGTAATAGGAAGTCGCAAAGATGA